AAGTAAAATTAACAAAGGGAAAAAGCTCTATTAACTTATATGGTTATAATATTGCAATGGGCTATTATAGTTCTATTAGTTATTTAAACGAACAAAATTCTCTATCTGTAAATGAAATTACCCAAAAACTAGGCGAAGTTAACTCTAGTAAATTTAATATTTTATTAACGCATACTCCAATTTACTTTTCTAGCTATGCAGACTGGGGAGCAGACCTAACTCTCTGTGGACATATGCATGGAGGTATGATAAGAATACCTTTTAAAGGAGGAGTGTTTTCTCCCCATAAGGGATTGTTTCCAGACTACGATGCTGGACTTTATGATAAAAATGAAAGATATATGTATGTTAATAAAGGATTAAGTGGAGGCAGTGTAGGTTTTAGAGTATATAACCAGCCCGAAGTAACTGTTATTACCCTAAAAAACTAAACTTGTTAGTATAAATATATGAACTTTTATTACTATTAAAACTATTTAAAATGAAATAGTTGCATTACTAGTTAGGTTCTCAATATAAGAAGGTATATAAAGTATGCGAAGCATTTTAAATGATATGTTATATATGATTCCAATTTCTTTAATAGTTGTACCATTTTATGTTATTATTCGTATTCTTCAAATAAAAAAGAACTTGTACAAAGGATTAAAAACTACCATATACCGTGAGTTAGGGTTTTTAGGTTTATTATTTACAGCCATATTCTTATTATCTATAACAATTGGCTTAAGTTTTTTTACCCTTTCGAAAGAAGCCATGGAACAGGTTAGAGCTGTATCATCTTCATACTACAACTTTGTGCCCTTTAAAACACTTGCTTTTATGGTAAACGCTATTTTTAGGGGTTTTGATGAACATTCTTTAATTAATGTTGTTGGTAATATTATAGTGTTTGTTCCGTTTGGATTATTTGTTAGTTTAGTATCTCAAAAGAGTAGATTACTTAAAGCAGTTGTTTGTACAGCATTGTTTTCATTTAGCATAGAGTTTTTGCAACTTTTTGTGTTAAGAGCTACTGATATTGACGACATAATTTTAAACACACTAGGTGGGTTTATTGGTTATTGTGTTAGCTTAATTTTTTCAAGAGTATATTTTAAGTTTTGGAATTATAGTTATTCAAAAAGCCTGATAAAAGAGGAAAAAAATCAGGCTTTATTACTCACATTTTTACAGGTTATTACTATGATGGCATTAGTTTTAAGTTTTGTTCCACTAATTAAACTATATTATAGATAAGTTAATATATATTAAAATTAGTAAGCCCTAATTTTAAGGCTCACTTTTTAATTATGTAGTTATCTTTTTCAAGATAATATGTGATATAATGTAAAATAATGTTTATTGTAGCAGGAGTGTATTATAAAACTTTTTTACATTTTACTAAAGGATGAGAATAATATAATGTGTTATAAGTTTTTAATGTGGGGGTTTATTTTTTTAGTTGATATTCAAATTGGTGGCTTTGATATCTTACCCGATATTATTGGTTATTATTTTATTATACAAGCTTTACATATGTTGAAAAATAACAACAAATATTTTATAAAAGCTCGAAATTTTACTTTGCTCATAATATTAGTTTATATTATTTGTATTGCAAATTTTATATATAATGGAGACTATTTGAGATTAAATGAAGGTTATTATGTGTTTAACTTAGCAGATAAAATAACATTAGTATTAATGTTTGTTTTTTTAAAGAATCTTTATAAAGGTATTAGTTTGCAGTGTAGTGTAGTAGGCAATAACGAAACTGAAAGTCTTATAGTAAAAACTCAAAAAGCCATTGAGTTATTATGGTTAATAGTTATGTTTTGTGGTATTTTTTCGGTGTTTACAAAGTGGTATAGGATATTATCTTTTACGGTATATTTAGTTACTGCTATACTAATGTACAGATGCGAAAAAAATCTCCAGCAAACAAAAAAATTAGCAGATAATGAACAGTGGAACTAAGCTTTGTAACCATAGCAAACCCTAAAACAAGAAATGGGGATTACCTTGACAAACACAGTTTATAATAAACACTACAAAAATGAAAATTATTTTGGCAAACCCTATAAACAACTAATAGAATTTTTTACTGACTTTACACCTAAAGGCACAATTTTAGATTTAGGATGTGGACAGGGGCGTGATTCAATAGTTTTAGCAAAGTTAGGGTATGAAATTATTGCTGTAGATTACTCTAGTTTAGCAATTAATCAGCTTAAACAAAAATCTGATGAGTTAAATATTAAAGCAGAAATAGCAGATATTTATAGTTATCCCATAACTACAAACATCGATATTGTTTTACTAGATTCAATTTTGCATTTTTATAAAAATGATATTAATAAAGAGAGTGCTTTGGTAAGTAGAATACTAAGAGAGTTAAAGCCCCAGGGCATTTTTTGTAATTGTATGATTAATGGCAAAAAACGAGAAGAGTTATTGCATAACCTAATAAAAAAAAGTAAACATAATATAACTATTTTACTTGAACAAGATGTTGATTATCCGGAGTTTAAGGCTCAGTTTCATATGCTGGTAGTTAAAAAAAATTAAAAATTGGCAGGGGCGAGTAAATAATCGCCCACAACAATCAATTAATATCCCAGAGTTTAACATTTTCAACACTAACACTGTTAACAAAATCATTATTAATATAATTTATAATATCCTCAGCTTTTCCAGCCACCAATACCCCATAACTATTTACACCATG
This Clostridium sp. 'deep sea' DNA region includes the following protein-coding sequences:
- a CDS encoding VanZ family protein gives rise to the protein MRSILNDMLYMIPISLIVVPFYVIIRILQIKKNLYKGLKTTIYRELGFLGLLFTAIFLLSITIGLSFFTLSKEAMEQVRAVSSSYYNFVPFKTLAFMVNAIFRGFDEHSLINVVGNIIVFVPFGLFVSLVSQKSRLLKAVVCTALFSFSIEFLQLFVLRATDIDDIILNTLGGFIGYCVSLIFSRVYFKFWNYSYSKSLIKEEKNQALLLTFLQVITMMALVLSFVPLIKLYYR
- a CDS encoding class I SAM-dependent methyltransferase, with product MTNTVYNKHYKNENYFGKPYKQLIEFFTDFTPKGTILDLGCGQGRDSIVLAKLGYEIIAVDYSSLAINQLKQKSDELNIKAEIADIYSYPITTNIDIVLLDSILHFYKNDINKESALVSRILRELKPQGIFCNCMINGKKREELLHNLIKKSKHNITILLEQDVDYPEFKAQFHMLVVKKN